The segment GACCAAGATACGTATGCCATTCAATCCTACCAGCGCTCTTCTGCTGCTTGGGATGCTGGAAAATTTGACAACGAAGTTGTTCCTGTTGAAGTACCACAAAGACGCGGAGAACCAATAGTGGTCTCAAAGGACGAAGAATATACGAATGTTAAGATGGAAAAAATTCCAGCGTTAAGACCTGCTTTCACCAAAGAAGGAACTGTAACCGCTGCGAATGCGTCAACTATAAATGATGGTGCCGGAGCTATGGTATTAATGAGTAGAGAAAAGGCCGATGAATTAGGATTAACACCTCTTGCAACGATTAAAAGTTATGCCGATGCCGCACAAGAACCAAAGTGGTTTACTACTGCGCCAGCCAAAGCTTTACCAAAAGCTTTGGACAAAGCAGGCATTTCAATAAAAGATGTTGATTATTTCGAATTTAATGAAGCATTTTCTGTTGTTGGATTAGCCAATATGAAAATTTTAGGGTTAGAAGACAGTACTGTCAATGTAAATGGTGGCGCTGTCTCGTTAGGGCATCCATTAGGCTGTTCTGGCGTTAGAATTATTATTACCTTATTGAGTGTACTTCAACAAAATAATGCAAAAGTAGGTGCTGCCGCAATCTGTAATGGTGGTGGCGGTGCATCAGCAATTGTAATAGAACGTAATTAATATAACCTAATGCAATACGGAATTTGTAATCTGAGTATTGTTCCTCTTAGAGTTGAACCAAGTGATGCTTGTGAATTAGTTTCTCAAGTATTATATGGCGAATTATTCAAAGTACTAGAACAACGTAAATCTTGGAGTAGAATTCGATTGGCATTTGACAAATATGAAGGTTGGATTGACAACAAACAGTATCTTGAAATTACAGAGGATAACTATAAGAATATAACGCAACAGCAACCGATCCTTTCTAGTGATCTCATTGAGTATGTTCAGGATGAAAACGACCAATTATACACGATTCCGATTGGCTCATCTCTTAATGGTTTAGAATTGTTAAATCACACACATGACGGTAATTCAATAGCATTAAAACAGGACAAAACCAACCTGATCAAAACAGCATTTACCTACCTTAATGCCCCCTACCTTTGGGGAGGAAAAACTCCGTTTGGGATAGACTGTTCAGGTTTTACTCAAATGGTATATAAAATCAATGGTTATCATTTACTTCGTGATGCATCACAACAAGCAACACAAGGTATAGCATTAAGTTTTATTGAAGAAAGTGAACCAGGTGACCTCGCATTTTTTGATAATTCTGAAGGTCATATCACCCACGTGGGTATCATCATGGAAGATAATTACATCATTCATGCGCATGGCAAAGTTAGAATAGATCGACTAGATCACTCCGGAATTTATAATGTAGACAAAGGAATGCATTCTCACAAATTGAGAGTTATTAAAAAGATTATATAAAAAAAGCGATTAGAATTCTAATCGCTTTTTTTACGCTTATTTGCTAAATTAATTTCCTGCTTCTAATTCTGCAACTTTAGCTTTCATGGCCTTAAACTTATCAGTTTCGCCAATAGCACTATATATATTCATTAGCGTTTGTGCAGCTTGAATATCTTTAGGCTTCAATTTTAAAGTTGTTTCAAGGTAAGGAATAGCAGACTCATAAATACTTGTACGTTGCGCCTTTAACTCATCATAGCGCTTATTGTCAGCTTTTGATGTGCCTAGAGAATTCATCTCTGCTACTAAATCTTTTTCAGTACTTAATAAAAGTACAGCCATATTATTATAAGCATCTGTATATGATGGATCTAATTCTATTGCTTTTTCATAATAAGCCATAGCTGATTCGCTATCGCCTGATTCTGCCGAAATAACTCCTAAGTTATACTGAAGTTCAGCATTATTAGGATCTTTCGCTGTAGCTTCTTGCATTAAGTCTTTAAAGCGATCTGTGTTTCCCATTTTAAGTTGCACATTGGCTTCAGAAAGCAATAAACCTAAATCATCAGGGTTTTTCTCTCGAGCCAACTTCATAGCTTCAACTGCCTTCTCATCATTACCGTTAGCAACGTGGATTAAAGCAATATTTTTTACAATCTCTGCAGCTTTCGAATCCGTTTTCTTATCCTTTGGAGCGATATGTGTGCCAGCTCTAACCGAATAATCTCTCAGACTTTTAGTATCAAATGGATCTATTTCTCCAGTTTCTTTATTCGTTGCAGTGTACTGAATTGCGATTCCTTCAAAACCTAAATCTCTTAATTCTTCATAATATTTTAAAGAGGTATTATAGTCTTGTGCCGTCACCGCTGTTGATGCTGCATAATAAAGATATAAGGTGTCTTTTGGCGACATGCGATACGCCTTTTCAAAATCTGCTGAAGATTTTAGATAGTCTTTACTTGTTAAAGATGCGTTTGCTTTCGTAAGAAAATTATTGAGCATTTGAGATTTTAAATCCTCAATCTGCCCACTATATTTCCCACTGCCACCTTCAATAGTTCCTACCATATCAAAGCTTTCAATAGCTTTATCGATATCAGCATTTGATGCTGTACCATTCGCGTACAGCGCTTGACCCATTAAAAAATGGTATTTTGCTTTTGATTTATCATCTGCTGCACCCATCAATGACTCTGCCGATTGTAAAGCCGATTTAGCATCGGCAAAGTTTCCTGTTTTAATTGCTTTTTCAGCTGTTTTAAGTTCTTTCTTTTGTGAAAATGAAACAGTACCTACCAAAAGTGCTAGAGCAACTACAATTTGTTTTTTCATTGTTAATTGTTTTTATTATTAATCGTTATTCTTCTTCTTGGTTATTATCAAGAGTTGTGCCATCATCATTAACGTCTTCAATATCAGTGTTTTCAGAATCAATATCTTCTTCATCTTCTTTCATGACTTTTGCCACAGCGGCTATTGAATCACTCCCTTTAAGGTTAATGAGCTTCACACCTTGTGTGGCGCGTCCCATGACCCTTAAATCATTGACTCCCATTCTTATGGCAATACCAGACTTATTAATGATCATTAAATCATCATCATCTGTCACCGTTTTAATCGCGACTAAATGACCTGTCTTCTCAGTAATAGAAATGGTTTTAACACCTTTTCCTCCACGATTCGTAATACGGTATACAGCTTCTCCATCTTCTGGATCATCAATATAACTGCGTTTTCCAAATCCTTTTTCAGAAACAACTAAAACAGATTCTTCTTGTGGATTTTCTATAGCAATCATTCCAATGACTTCATCTTTATCATTTGCTAATCGAATACCTCTCACACCTGAAGCATTTCTTCCCATTGGTCTTGTTTTCTCTTCTTCAAATCGAATTGCCTTACCAGATTTCAATGCCAACATCACTTGACTATTACCAGTAGTTAATTTCGCTTCGAGTAGTTCGTCATCCTCTTTAATTGTAATCGCATTGATTCCATTAGTACGAGGTCTAGAATACTGTTCTAAAGAGGTTTTCTTAACCTGGCCTTTTTTAGTTGCCATGATGACGTAATGACTATTGATATACTCTTCATCTTTTAAATCTTGAGTACAAATGAACGCCATAACTTTATCATCTTGCTCAATATTAATCAAATTTTGAATGGCTCTACCTTTGGAAGTCTTGCTACCTTCTGGAATTTCATAAACACGCATCCAGAAACATTTCCCTTTTTGAGTAAAGAACAACATGTATTGGTGATTCGTTCCTACAAATAAATGCTCTAAGAAATCTTCGTTACGCGTTGTTGATGCTTTTTGTCCAACACCACCTCTATTCTGTGTTTTATATTCCGTTAAAGATGTTCTTTTAATATATCCAGCGTGAGAGATGGTAATCACCACTTGCTCATCTGGAATCATATCTTCAATACTCAAGTCACCACCTGCGTATTCAATAAGTGAACGACGTTCATCACCATATTTATCTTTGATAACAAAAAGTTCATCTTTGATAATCTCATAGCGACGTTCTTTCTTATCTAAGATATCTTTAAGATCTTCAATTGTCTTCATCAACAGGTCGTATTCAGAACGTAATTTATCTTGTTCTAATCCTGTAAGTTGACGTAATCGCATTTCTACAATTGCTTTAGCTTGTATTTCTGATAGCTTAAAGCGCTCAATTAATTTGGCTCGGGCTTCGTCTGCATTTGAAGATGCACGAATAAGCGCAATAACTTCATCTATATTATCTGAAGCAATAATTAAACCTTCAAGTATATGAGCACGTTCTTCCGCTTTGCGCAATTCATAAACAGTACGCCTTACAACAACATCATGTCTATGCTCTACAAAGTAATGAATCATTTCTTTCAGATTCAATAACTGCGGACGGCCTTTAACTAAGGCAATATTATTAACACTAAATGATGACTGTAACGCTGTATATTTATATAAGGTATTTAATACAATATTTGGAATAGCGTCACGCTTTAAAATATAAACGATACGCATTCCATTTCTATCCGATTCATCTCTAATAAGAGAAATACCATCAATTTTCTTGTCATTAATTAAATCGGCAGTCTTTTTAATCATATCTGCCTTATTGACTTGATATGGTATTTCAGTAACAATAATAGTTTCTCTACCTTGCACTTCTTCAATTCTAGCCTTTCCTCTAATCACAATTCGCCCACGACCTGTTTTAAAAGCCTCACGAACACCATCATAACCATAAATGGTTCCTCCCGTAGGAAAATCTGGTGCTTTCACATGCTGAATTAACTCATCAATCTCAATATCGTTATTATCTATATAGGCAATCGTTCCATCAATGACCTCTGACAAATTGTGAGGTGGCATGTTAGTGGCCATACCTACTGCAATACCAGATGCTCCGTTTACAAGTAATCCTGGGATTCTAGTAGGAAGTACTGTAGGTTCTTCAAGCGTATCATCAAAATTTAATTTGTGATCAACAGTTTCTTTATCGATATCTGCCAGCATTTCTTCAGAAATCTTTTTCATTCTGGCTTCAGTATAACGCATTGCTGCAGGACTATCACCATCAATAGATCCAAAGTTCCCTTGTCCGTCCACAAGCATATAACGCAAACTCCATTCTTGAGCCATACGCACCATGGCGTCATATACCGAAGTATCACCATGAGGGTGGTACTTACCTAATACTTCACCGACAATTCTTGCTGATTTTTTATGAGCAGTATTTGATCTAACACCTAGTTCATGCATTCCATAAAGGACACGTCTGTGAACTGGTTTTAAACCATCTCTTACATCAGGTAATGCACGTGACACAATGACCGACATTGAATAATCAATGTAGGCTGATTTCATTTCATCCTCAATGTTAATAGGAATCACTTTCTCTCCGTCTTCCATAAATATATAAATTAGATTTTTTGTAGGTTTTCAAATCGTGCTAAGATAACTATTCTCATAGTGTTTGAGAAGATTTAAGACCCAAAATTTAAAACTTTTTATTAACAAATTTTAGGGCAATTTTTAATAAGTATGTTGTTAAATCTTTTGAATTTCTAAAGTTTTTTCACTCTATTAGTAGCAGTCCTATATTTAAGGTACAGTTTTTGCTTTTTTATAGGTAGATTTTATTATTTTTAATGCAGAAAGAGTTTACTATGGATGATAATTTTTCCCCAAGAGTTAAAGATGTAATTGCATACAGCAAAGAGGAAGCATTGCGACTAGGTCACGATTTTATTGGTACCGAACATTTAATGTTAGGGCTGCTCCGTGATGGTAATGGGAAAGCAATAGATATATTGAATGCGCTGGATATAGACCTCAATCATTTAAGGCGAAAAGTCGAGATTCTAAGTCCGGCAAACCCCAATATAAGTGTAGCTTCAAATGAGAAAAAGAACTTACACCTCACACGACAAGCCGAACGCGCACTGAAAACCACGTTTTTAGAAGCTAAATTATTTCAGAGCACGTCGATAAATACAGCACATCTTTTATTGTGCATTCTAAGAAATGAAAACGATCCTACCACGAAACTTTTAAATAAGCTCAAGGTAGATTATGATAATGTAAAAGAACAATTCAAATTTATGATAACTAATGATGATGACTATCTAGACCTTCCAAAATCAGAGTCGTTCTCTGATGACGAACCTAATGATGAAGGTGAAGCTAAAGAAAATCCGTTCGGACAATCTTCAGCGAAATCAACAAAAAAATCTAAAACACCTGTGCTTGACAATTTTGGTCGAGATCTCACCGTAATGGCCGAAGAAGGTAAATTAGATCCTGTTGTGGGACGTGAAAAAGAAATTCAACGTGTGTCTCAAATATTGAGCCGACGTAAAAAGAATAATCCCTTATTAATCGGCGAACCAGGTGTTGGTAAATCGGCTATTGCTGAAGGACTTGCACTTAGAATCGTAAAACGTAAAGTATCAAGAATACTTTTCAATAAACGCGTCGTAACCCTTGATTTAGCGAGCTTAGTAGCTGGTACAAAATATCGTGGTCAATTTGAAGAGCGCATGAAAGCCGTGATGAACGAATTAGAGAAGAATGATGATATTATTCTTTTTATTGATGAAATTCATACCATTGTTGGTGCTGGAGGTGCCACTGGAAGTTTAGATGCTTCTAATATGTTTAAACCTGCCTTAGCACGTGGAGAAATTCAATGTATTGGTGCCACCACATTAGATGAATACAGACAGTATATCGAAAAAGATGGTGCCTTAGAGCGTCGTTTCCAAAAAGTTATTGTAGAACCGACTACCGTAGAAGAAACCGTAGAAATTCTTAATAATATTAAAGGAAAGTACGAAGAACATCACAATGTAGATTACACACCTGAGGCCATTCTAGCCTGTGTAAAACTTACGAATAGATATATGACCGAACGCTTTTTACCAGACAAAGCTATTGATGCTTTAGATGAAGCGGGTTCGCGGGTTCACATCACAAATATTGATGTTCCTAAACAAGTTATCGAACTTGAAAAGAAGCTCGAAGAAGTCAAGGAAACCAAAAATACAGTTGTTAAAAAACAAAAGTATGAGGAAGCCGCAAAATTAAGAGATGATGAAAAACGTCTTGAAAAGGAACTTGCTATTGCTCAAGAAAAATGGGAAGAGGAAACCAAACAGCACCGTGAAATTGTCACTGAAGACAATGTTGCAGATGTGGTGTCAATGATGACTGGCATCCCTGTAAATCGCATTGCACAAACCGAAAGTAATAAGCTTGCAAAGCTCCCTGAACTCATCAAAGGAAAAGTTATTGGTCAAGACGAGGCAGTTGCGAAGGTTGTGAAAGCCATTCAGCGTAATCGTGCCGGACTTAAAGATCCTAATAAACCCATTAGGTCATTTATATTTTTAGGGCAAACAGGCGTCGGAAAAACGCAATTAGCAAAAGTACTGGCTCGTGAACTCTTTGATAGTGAAGACGCACTGGTTAGAATTGACATGAGTGAATACATGGAAAAATTCGCTATTTCAAGATTAGTAGGTGCACCTCCAGGATACGTCGGTTACGAAGAAGGAGGTCAATTAACCGAAAAAGTGCGTCGTAAGCCTTATGCGGTGATTTTGTTAGACGAAATAGAAAAAGCGCATCCAGATGTGTTTAATATGTTATTGCAGGTATTAGATGATGGCTATTTAACAGATAGTTTAGGTCGTAAGATCGATTTCAGAAATACCATCATCATTATGACCTCAAATATTGGTGCGCGTAAACTGAAAGATTTCGGACAAGGCGTTGGATTTGGAACCTCTGCAAAAGCAGCACAAGCGAATGACAATTCTAGAAGCATTATTGAAAATGCGCTTAAGAAAGCTTTTGCGCCCGAATTCTTGAATAGAATTGATGATGTCATGGTCTTTAACGCTTTAGAGAAAGAAGATATCAATAAGATTATTGATATAGAATTAGCGTTTCTTGTGAAACGTATTGAAGATCTTGGCTATCAACTAAAATTAAGCAAAAAAGCGAAATCATATATCGCTGAAAAAGGCTTTGATAAAGAATATGGTGCGCGACCTTTAAAGCGTGCAATTCAAAAGTATATCGAAGATGCTTTAGCAGAAGAGATTATTAACTCACAGCTTCAAGAAGGTGACACGATTCATATGGATCTAGATACTAAACTGGATGAGTTAACGATTAAGATTGTTAAATCTGAAACACAAACAAAATCGTAGGGTTACCCCTCGAAATTAAAAACCTCTTTTTAAATAAAGAGGTTTTTTTTTGCTTCAAATTTTAAGATTGCCTAACTTTAAAATATGGCAGATCATTTAACACTTGATTTTTGTGAGGTTCATCTCTACGATAACTATATGGTTGTAACCGTAAATACTGGTGAAAATATCAGTTTGGAATACCATCATGTATTACAAGGTATTGCCGACACCCATTTTAAGGATACCCCTTTTGTCTATATCACACATAGAATTAATTCGTATTCTGTAGACCCTTCTGTTTATGCAGAAACTTCTAAAATCAAAAACCTTGTAGGGTTTTGTGTGGTTTCTAAAAACTATATGGCCAAGAGTGCTGCGAAGATTGAGCAGTTGTTTCTGGATAAGCCCTTTGAAATTTTCGATACGTTACCAGAAGCCATTGAATGGTCAAAAACTATTACTAAATAATATCCTTTTCTTTTGTCTTAAGCGCACCTCATATGAATTCTCATATCATACTGCTGTCATCTAGACAATTTTAATAGCTAGCTTCACAAGTCTTGGCTTCATATTACTTGAATAGATTTATTATATGCAGTAACGTGTATCCTCTCAAACTATAAACTTTGAAATAATGGTATAAAAAAAAGGCAGCTATTTCTAGCTGCCTTTTAGTTATACCCTTAGGGAATAATGTCCCTAATTATTTATCAATTACTTCTTACCAGAAGATACGATCTTCTTAGTAACAGAACCTTGATTAGTTGTCAACTTCACATAGAACAATTGGTTTGAGTATCTAGATAAATCGAAAGTCGATGTACCTTTAGATCCTGTAACATATCTAGTGTTAGTTTCAGTGAATACTAATAAACCTTTAGTATCAAATAACTCAATAGTTACGTTAGTTTCAAACTCAAATGAGTATGCAATATTAACTTCTTTATCAAATGGTACTGGATAAGCAGTAAAGTCTATCTCAGTTCCTGCAGTTCTAGCTTGAGGTGCACCACAAGCCACATTCACAGCGAATGTGAATCCTGATACAGAGCTATCACTATCAAATGTAACGTATACTGAATCTCCAGTTGTTGTTACAGATTGACCTATTAAGTTTCCATCAAATGCGCCAAGGAATGGTGCCGTAGCATCAAGACCGTCATAAACAAATATGAAATCAAATCCTGCTTCAGTTGAACCATCAAAATTAATTGTTAATGGATCTCCTGTACTAGACGTAAATGCCCATTCTAGGAATTGATTGTTTTCAGTACCTATTACTTCAACAGTCTCTCCTGGTCCACCACATTCAACGATAGTTGCTCCAGTCTCACAAGATGCATTCACAGCGAATGTGAATCCTGATACAGAGCTATCACTATCAAATGTAACGTATACTGAATCTCCAGTTGTTGTTACAGATTGACCAGTTAAGTTTCCATCAAATGCGCCAAGGAATGGTGCCGTAGCATCAAGACCGTCATATACAAATATGAAATCAAATCCTGCTTCAGTTGAACCATCAAAATTAATTGTTAATGGATCTCCTGTACTAGACGTAAATGCCCATTCTAGGAATTGATTGTTTTCAGTACCTATTACTTCAACAGTCTCTCCTGGTCCACCACATTCAACGATAGTTGCTCCAGTCTCACAAGATGCATTCACAGCGAATGTGAATCCTGATACAGAGCTATCACTATCAAATGTAACGTATACTGAATCTCCAGTTGTTGTTACAGATTGACCAGTTAAGTTTCCATCAAATGCGCCAAGGAATGGTGCCGTAGCATCAAGACCGTCATATACAAATATGAAATCAAATCCTGCTTCAGTTGAACCATCAAAATTAATTGTTAATGGATCTCCTGTACTAGACGTAAATGCCCATTCTAGGAATTGATTGTTTTCAGTACTTAATACTTCAACAGTCTCTCCTGGTCCACCACATTCAACGATAGTTGCTCCAGTCTCACAAGATGCATTCACAGCGAATGTGAATCCTGATACAGAGCTATCACTATCAAATGTAACGTATACTGAATCTCCAGTTGTTGTTACAGATTGACCAGTTAAGTTTCCATCAAATGCGCCAAGGAATGGTGCCGTAGCATCAAGACCGTCATATACAAATATGAAATCAAATCCTGCTTCAGTTGAACCATCAAAATTAATTGTTAATGGATCTCCTGTACTAGACGTAAATGCCCATTCTAGGAATTGATTGTTTTCAGTACTTAATACTTCAACAGTCTCTCCTGGTCCACCACATTCAACGATAGTTGGAAGAGTTTCACAAGTTACTGATAACTCATATGCTCCAGTTTGTCCATTGAATCCAGACACAAATACCTTGTATTCTTGACCTTCAACAGTATCAAATACTATTTGAGAATGAAGATTACTATGTATACAATTAGTATCATTTGACGTATCATCATTATTAGCTACACAAGTTACACCACAATCAGAATACACACTTAAGTACGTATCATACGTCGTGTTGGCACTACATGTACTAATAGTTGCTGTTTGACCAGTTCCTACTAATGTATACCAATCACCTGAGTTACTTCCAATAGACGTACAGTCTTGATTATCGTATTCTGGAACTCCAGTTACAGATGTATCTCCGCTGATTACGTCACCACAAGCAATTTCTGCAGCTACTTCACAAGCGTCGAGGCATTCTACAGATAATTCAAATGCTCCTGTACCGCCAGCGAATCCAGATACAAAGATTTTGTATTCTTCACCTGCAACAGTATCAAATTCTATTTGAGAATGCAAATTGCTATGTACACAATTAGTGTCATTTACAGTATCATCATTATCAGCTACACAAGTAATTCCACAATCAGAATAAGCACTTAAGTACGTATCATACGTTGTGTTTTCACTACATGTACTAACAACTATTGGACTTCCTGTTCCGACAACTGTATACCATTGACCTAAACCTTCTCCAAAAGAAGTACAGTCTTGACCGTCTACTTGAGGGCCACCAGTAACAGATGTATCACCGCTTACAACAGCGCCACAATCTAATACCTCAGCATTATCACAAGTACTTAATTCAACAGACCATGTATACGTTACATCACAAGACGCAGTATTATCACAACCATCATTAGCTGTAAACGTACGTACTAAAGTGTAATCTCTAGTTGGTACTGAACCTACAGAATAGGTTAGGTTGTCTAAACATCCATAGTTATTACCGAAATCTTGAACTACAAAGTCTAAACTTGTAATTCCAGTCTCCGTAAGCGTAACGATGTTACCTGCATCTCCATTTCCATTTACAGAAAGAACCGAAGTTCCTCCATCATGGTTTACGGTAACCTCTACAAGTGTATTATCTGCAATTGCAAATGACACATCAAATGCTGGTACAGCGAATGAAATAGTTGCACTAGGATCATTACCACCCACATCTGCTGAAGATTGAGCTGTGTTCCAAACTAATGAATTAGGAGTAGATAAGGCAGCACAATTAAATGTTGACGTATCTAATACTTCCCAGTTCCCAGCAGTTAATGATGCGTAAGGAGATGTGAAGTAATCATTAGTAGAAGTGTTTTGAACAGAGAAAAGTGAAGGAGCAAATAGCCCATCAAAATTCTCAGTATACGTCTCAGCAGCACTACCCTCATTAACTACAGATGTTAAATTATCTGAGAAATCCTGAGTATCACCACCTACTTGACAGTTGTCAGTATAAGGCGCCTTATCAGCAAATCCTGATGGCGTTTGAGTAACGACACCAAAGTCTTGACCTTCTGGGCACTCTACTATAGGATCAGTATCATCAACGATGATAAATGTACAATCGAATGGTAAAGATACGTTTCCACAAAGATCTTCAACTTCCATAGTTAATACTATAGTTGTAGAACAATCATCAGTTGGCGTAGCCACGTTGCTTACAACTCTGAAAATTAATTCATCCTCGTCAGCACAGTTATCAGTATAACATCCTAGGAAGGCAGTACCTTGACCTATGTCTCCTATACTCACTCCTGCTACAGTCCATGATGTATCTCCTGCAGAGACTTCATCACCTTGTTGTAATGAAATTACAGCATCTGCTGGGCAAGCTGCGCCAGCATCAGTACCAATAACTACAGCTTCAACAGGACATCCTCCAGTTGGAGCTTCTTCGTCTAATCCTTCATAGTTAATCTTAACAGGATCAGAAATAAGTCCACAAGCATCTTCAGCTGTGTAGATGAATACTTTCAACCACTGACAGTCAGAACCGAATTCTTGAACTGTTTTAGTTATGATTAAATCATCAGTACTTGTACAGTTATCAGAGAACATTGCTCTCATATCTTCTGCACTTGGCTCACCTAATTCAGCATCAAAACATAACGTTGTATTAGTAAATGAATCATCTAATTCACCGTTATAAACAGGCTTCATAGTATCAGCTCCACTATTTACGATAGTTACGTTATCTGCGAAGTTTCCACAAGAATCTTCAACAGTAAATGTGTAAGTCGCAGTCCATGCACAATCAGTACCTTCAATAATAGGCTCTAATGGTGACACTAATACTTCTCCACATGTTTCAGTGTATGCTGCAGCGATTTGATTCATAACTTCTGGAGATACTCCAGGGTTATCACTTAAGCACTGTAATCCAGTAACACCTGTTGGTAATGTTCCTACTAATACAGGAGCACTATCATCACCACCGAAGTAGCTAATTTTGATGTTATTTGCGAAGTTATCGCAATCATCAGAAATTGTGTATACATAGAATACTGCCCATTGACAATCTGAACTTTCAACTATAGTTTCTTCTTTAGTTACATTCACATTACCACAGTTATCTTCAAATAACTCTATGATTGTTGCAATAGATGGTCCTACTGGACGATCTGCGAAACAAGCATCAATAAATGACTCACCACCTGGTGCTTCACCTACTAACATTGGTGCAGTTTCATCAACAACAGTAACAACATGTTTAGCTGTTATTGTTCTATTACAATCATCAGTATATGTAAAGTTTACTTCAAACGTTCCACAGCTTCCTTCGAAAGCATCTGCTTCACCTTGAACTTCTCCTGCAATCTCACAAGCGCCAGTTCCACCATTTGAATATGATAAGAATTGTGGTTCATAAGTTGCTAAATCTTCACAAGCGATAGTCACATCAATGATTTCTGCAAATACAGCTTCTGGAGCTGGTTCAACAGTAATCACTTTTTGTGCAGTAATAGTTCTATTACAATCATCAGTATATGTCCAGTCTAAGAATAAAGTACCACCACACTCATCGTATGATCCACTTAATACAGCTGGTACAGAACCTGCGATTTCACAAGCGCCATTGCCACCATTAGTGTAGTTCAAGAACGTTCCACCAACTACAAAGTCAGAAATTGTTAATACTCCTGGTCCTGCAACACCATCTTGACTAGTTACGCTAAATCCAATCACATCTCCAGCAGCACAGTTTACAGAAACTGATCCTGATTGATTATCTGGCCCGTTAGAATCAGTTAACTCAATAACAGCTACTCCATTTACATAGAACGCTGGATCCCAGAATGCACTATCTGTTGTATTAAAATCCCAACTAAAGCTATAGTTTCCGCTTGTAGGACATGTAGCAGTAGCAATTACTGGTACATCGTTTGAACCATCAG is part of the Formosa sp. Hel1_31_208 genome and harbors:
- a CDS encoding ATP-dependent Clp protease ATP-binding subunit, which gives rise to MDDNFSPRVKDVIAYSKEEALRLGHDFIGTEHLMLGLLRDGNGKAIDILNALDIDLNHLRRKVEILSPANPNISVASNEKKNLHLTRQAERALKTTFLEAKLFQSTSINTAHLLLCILRNENDPTTKLLNKLKVDYDNVKEQFKFMITNDDDYLDLPKSESFSDDEPNDEGEAKENPFGQSSAKSTKKSKTPVLDNFGRDLTVMAEEGKLDPVVGREKEIQRVSQILSRRKKNNPLLIGEPGVGKSAIAEGLALRIVKRKVSRILFNKRVVTLDLASLVAGTKYRGQFEERMKAVMNELEKNDDIILFIDEIHTIVGAGGATGSLDASNMFKPALARGEIQCIGATTLDEYRQYIEKDGALERRFQKVIVEPTTVEETVEILNNIKGKYEEHHNVDYTPEAILACVKLTNRYMTERFLPDKAIDALDEAGSRVHITNIDVPKQVIELEKKLEEVKETKNTVVKKQKYEEAAKLRDDEKRLEKELAIAQEKWEEETKQHREIVTEDNVADVVSMMTGIPVNRIAQTESNKLAKLPELIKGKVIGQDEAVAKVVKAIQRNRAGLKDPNKPIRSFIFLGQTGVGKTQLAKVLARELFDSEDALVRIDMSEYMEKFAISRLVGAPPGYVGYEEGGQLTEKVRRKPYAVILLDEIEKAHPDVFNMLLQVLDDGYLTDSLGRKIDFRNTIIIMTSNIGARKLKDFGQGVGFGTSAKAAQANDNSRSIIENALKKAFAPEFLNRIDDVMVFNALEKEDINKIIDIELAFLVKRIEDLGYQLKLSKKAKSYIAEKGFDKEYGARPLKRAIQKYIEDALAEEIINSQLQEGDTIHMDLDTKLDELTIKIVKSETQTKS